Proteins encoded together in one Chitinophaga sp. LS1 window:
- a CDS encoding helix-turn-helix domain-containing protein, whose translation MRESIPVYSLGTFGPDSNDFRIDRLSFLLQQYPFLEHLYRPSYYMLICIWEAVGWVTIDNEKINAEGPKVIFVKPNNICCLDLSNLATGFIVCFTDNFFSLRYNNNVLHRFAFMTQHASITTRISHEQTNKWDNLLQQILDEFENMLEGKNDLLRSYLNILLHELDRTIFKLPVKEEKNIKHAKIIRFEQLVEDNYAHHRHPSFYADQLHITTNYLNKLCHEFYHITSGSLIRARIVKEASRLLHHTSQSVAEIAYELGFESASYFNTFYKKETGMTPENFRKSKTFKS comes from the coding sequence ATGAGGGAGTCAATCCCGGTTTACTCATTAGGTACTTTTGGCCCGGACTCAAATGATTTCCGTATAGACAGACTTTCTTTTCTGTTACAGCAATATCCTTTCCTGGAGCATCTGTACAGGCCATCTTATTATATGCTAATATGTATATGGGAGGCCGTGGGATGGGTGACTATTGATAATGAAAAAATCAATGCGGAAGGGCCAAAAGTAATATTTGTAAAACCAAACAACATCTGTTGCCTGGATTTAAGTAACCTGGCAACTGGCTTTATTGTGTGCTTTACAGATAATTTTTTTTCATTGAGGTATAATAATAATGTGCTGCACAGATTTGCGTTCATGACACAGCATGCGTCAATAACAACAAGAATCAGTCATGAACAGACAAATAAATGGGATAACCTTTTACAGCAGATTCTGGATGAGTTTGAAAATATGCTCGAAGGAAAAAACGACCTGCTAAGATCTTATCTCAATATCCTGTTACACGAACTCGACCGCACTATATTTAAATTACCTGTTAAGGAAGAAAAGAATATAAAGCATGCAAAAATCATCCGGTTTGAGCAACTGGTAGAAGATAACTATGCACATCACCGGCATCCTTCTTTTTATGCAGATCAGCTACATATTACAACCAATTACCTGAATAAGCTCTGCCATGAGTTTTATCATATCACCAGTGGCAGCCTGATAAGGGCACGGATTGTGAAAGAAGCCAGCAGACTGCTGCACCATACCTCTCAGTCTGTAGCTGAGATTGCATATGAACTGGGATTCGAGAGTGCATCTTACTTCAATACATTTTATAAAAAGGAAACCGGCATGACACCGGAAAATTTTAGAAAATCAAAAACATTCAAATCATGA
- a CDS encoding DJ-1/PfpI family protein has protein sequence MKKIMIAFAIVMTIASCKNKIEETARSTKSHDEQLAEMFPKPKIDVRTVGILLYDGYSTLDAMGPYNVLGELMGTNVFFVGLHRGLIADARGMKVQIDTTIADVKHLDILVIPGGFKETYELTKDTTLLNWIKSIDSSSVFTTSVCTGAWILGATGLLNGKDATTHWWGKKILADEFGAKVQQKRYVRSGKYWTSAGITAGMDMGLALINEIRGENYTKAIMLDLEYDPQPIFKGGSDYNTDTSIVNAMRSMYDMGMEKVLHPVTSYKDIKFDNAKDLFCGMPLNMGVTDTVHYNGKIYGFCSKGCKDGFMQDPASYVGRY, from the coding sequence ATGAAAAAAATTATGATAGCTTTTGCAATAGTGATGACTATTGCATCCTGCAAAAACAAAATAGAAGAAACTGCCCGGTCCACAAAAAGTCACGACGAGCAATTGGCGGAAATGTTTCCAAAACCCAAAATAGATGTCAGGACAGTAGGTATCTTATTATATGATGGCTATTCTACTTTAGATGCGATGGGACCTTATAATGTATTGGGAGAGCTGATGGGAACAAATGTCTTTTTTGTTGGTTTGCATAGAGGTTTGATAGCAGATGCAAGAGGTATGAAGGTACAAATAGATACTACGATTGCTGACGTAAAGCACTTAGATATCCTTGTAATTCCAGGTGGCTTTAAAGAGACTTATGAATTAACCAAAGACACAACATTGCTCAACTGGATAAAGTCGATAGACTCATCCTCTGTATTTACTACAAGTGTATGTACAGGCGCCTGGATTCTGGGTGCAACAGGTCTGTTAAATGGTAAAGATGCTACAACACATTGGTGGGGAAAGAAGATCTTGGCTGATGAATTTGGGGCTAAAGTGCAACAAAAAAGATATGTCAGAAGCGGTAAATACTGGACAAGTGCAGGTATTACTGCCGGAATGGATATGGGTCTTGCGTTGATCAATGAGATCAGAGGTGAGAATTATACCAAAGCGATTATGCTTGATCTGGAATATGATCCACAACCGATATTTAAAGGTGGTAGTGATTATAACACTGATACTTCTATTGTAAATGCAATGCGCTCCATGTATGATATGGGAATGGAAAAAGTATTGCATCCGGTAACTTCCTACAAAGACATCAAATTTGATAATGCGAAAGACTTATTCTGTGGAATGCCATTAAATATGGGAGTTACGGATACGGTACATTATAATGGCAAGATATATGGATTTTGTAGTAAGGGATGTAAAGATGGGTTTATGCAAGATCCTGCTTCATACGTTGGAAGATATTAA
- a CDS encoding TonB-dependent receptor — translation MGLGIGAGGNYASRNLIINNTTNGQFYLDSYTLINASLFYNHARYRFAITADNIGNKAYYTGGSGTFTPGMLRRFAGSIAVRF, via the coding sequence GTGGGATTAGGAATAGGCGCCGGAGGAAATTATGCCTCCCGTAATCTGATCATTAATAATACAACGAACGGCCAGTTTTACCTGGATAGTTATACGCTTATCAATGCATCGCTATTCTACAATCATGCACGATACAGGTTTGCTATTACAGCTGATAATATTGGTAACAAGGCTTATTATACAGGTGGTTCCGGCACCTTTACTCCCGGAATGCTACGTAGATTTGCAGGTAGCATAGCAGTGCGATTCTAA
- a CDS encoding TonB-dependent receptor — protein sequence MKKEITLIILISIALFPTSVIAQEYGKKDLDTITISTKNIKAIDSSSFQAARLPIKDCENPQVVNSVNGKLISNRNNYTQSALLNNVAGVTPSWAGIAPNITIRGFRTRSNFRNGLNAFLAYNSETINIKQLDVIKGPAGTLFGSANVVFGGIVNSITYKPEDATFTNIEIAGGNNNFQRVTMDINTPLDSSHDVLFRMMGAYTYKESFQDAGLYRNIFLTPSLSYKVTPRLQLELEAEFERRTSTNSTLLTPSNPLVNGVLTNAQSSGALHLDYKRSYTDNSLLWRTTGLNLYGKAIYTISNQWRSETNFVSVYGSSDGTYQTNTLVQNNTAVARKMLYYNPENIISQQIQQNFIGDFRIANWRNRLVAGLDYYHYIYLSDYSSLGKNFDTVAITNPGSSAAKLSEPYLLNLLSGSTPYRTKSEQNIYSAYLSDVINPIEALSITLSARVDHLNNPGTLDQNAGTVSGKYDQTAFSPKLGITYQLIPQTFTVFINYMNGFQNVAPTSQTNGTVMNFKPQYGNQLEGGIKISTRNRKINATFSYYDINVTNVVRTNPNDNTLYIQDGKQYSRGLEADLTVQPLSGLYLHAGSAYNDSKLTLADANTQGLRPVNSGPEWSANWFANYRFSNGPVSGLSVGFGGYYVGRDLIINSKSAGQFYTNEYTVCNSMISYEHSRFTWAFTADNLFNKKYYYGGRGFISPGALRQCILSVKMHF from the coding sequence ATGAAGAAAGAAATTACGCTAATTATATTGATTTCTATTGCCTTGTTTCCTACCAGCGTAATCGCTCAGGAATATGGTAAAAAAGATTTAGACACAATTACGATCAGTACGAAAAACATCAAAGCCATTGATTCTTCGAGCTTTCAGGCTGCAAGACTTCCTATAAAGGACTGTGAAAACCCACAGGTGGTCAATTCAGTAAACGGAAAATTGATCTCAAACCGGAATAATTATACGCAATCCGCGCTACTTAATAATGTGGCTGGCGTAACGCCAAGCTGGGCTGGTATCGCTCCTAATATCACTATCAGAGGCTTTAGAACAAGGTCCAATTTCAGGAATGGGTTAAATGCATTTTTGGCCTATAACAGTGAAACGATCAATATAAAACAGTTAGATGTTATAAAAGGACCAGCTGGTACTTTGTTTGGTAGTGCGAATGTTGTATTTGGTGGGATTGTTAACAGCATTACCTATAAACCGGAAGATGCTACCTTTACCAATATTGAAATTGCAGGCGGTAATAACAATTTCCAGAGAGTGACAATGGATATAAACACACCCTTGGATTCCAGCCATGATGTACTATTTCGTATGATGGGTGCCTATACCTATAAAGAAAGCTTTCAGGATGCCGGATTATACAGGAATATCTTTCTGACCCCCAGCTTATCTTATAAAGTAACCCCGAGATTACAACTTGAGCTGGAGGCTGAATTTGAGAGACGAACATCTACCAATAGTACATTGCTTACTCCTTCTAATCCTTTAGTGAATGGTGTATTGACGAACGCTCAAAGTTCCGGAGCTTTGCACCTGGACTACAAAAGATCATATACGGATAATAGCCTGCTTTGGAGAACTACAGGGTTGAATCTCTATGGCAAGGCAATTTACACCATCTCAAATCAATGGAGGTCTGAAACAAATTTTGTAAGTGTATATGGTTCCTCTGATGGCACCTACCAGACCAATACGTTAGTTCAAAACAATACAGCCGTAGCTCGGAAAATGCTATACTATAATCCGGAAAATATAATTAGCCAGCAAATCCAGCAGAATTTTATTGGGGATTTTAGGATAGCCAACTGGCGGAACCGTTTAGTTGCAGGGTTGGACTATTACCACTATATCTATCTTTCTGATTATAGTAGTCTGGGAAAGAATTTTGATACTGTGGCCATCACTAACCCCGGTAGCAGTGCTGCGAAGTTGTCTGAACCATATTTATTAAACTTACTAAGTGGTTCTACCCCTTACCGGACTAAATCAGAACAAAATATTTATTCCGCTTATTTATCGGATGTTATAAACCCAATAGAAGCACTATCCATTACACTAAGTGCAAGAGTTGATCATCTAAACAATCCAGGTACATTAGATCAGAATGCAGGCACTGTGTCCGGGAAATATGACCAGACAGCATTTTCGCCTAAATTGGGGATTACTTATCAGTTGATTCCACAAACCTTTACTGTATTCATTAATTACATGAATGGCTTTCAAAACGTAGCACCAACATCACAAACAAATGGTACTGTTATGAATTTTAAGCCACAATATGGTAATCAGCTGGAAGGGGGCATAAAAATTTCTACCAGGAACAGAAAAATAAATGCAACCTTCAGTTATTATGATATCAATGTGACGAATGTTGTCCGTACTAATCCCAATGACAATACCCTTTACATACAGGATGGTAAACAATATAGTAGGGGGCTGGAAGCCGATCTTACTGTGCAACCTCTCAGCGGATTGTACCTTCATGCCGGTTCCGCATATAACGATAGTAAACTTACCCTGGCAGATGCAAATACGCAGGGCTTAAGACCTGTTAATTCCGGTCCGGAATGGTCAGCTAACTGGTTTGCAAATTATCGATTTTCAAATGGACCTGTCAGTGGTTTGTCCGTTGGATTTGGAGGCTACTATGTAGGTCGAGATCTGATTATTAATAGCAAGTCTGCCGGACAATTTTATACGAATGAGTATACCGTATGCAACAGTATGATCAGCTATGAGCATAGCCGTTTTACCTGGGCATTTACGGCAGATAACTTATTCAACAAAAAGTATTATTATGGCGGGCGTGGCTTTATCAGCCCCGGAGCTTTACGTCAGTGTATACTATCTGTAAAAATGCATTTTTAA
- a CDS encoding PepSY-associated TM helix domain-containing protein produces MKVKQFTKLSFKVHSWLGLMLGLLYLFFGLSGSMLVFQKEIEQSWCKDLHQISVPAAGKRISLDSLYRKVLLQHPHIRRMMVRQFPERASDCYEFMLYLYQQKTTDNYLYSVFVNPYTGEIIREGNFRSFQTSFFRWLYSAHYCFQIDKPGRLMTAIISILFIISIITGFIIYRKQIIKVVTFQVKFKFGKSTSTFSSLHRIVGVWSLVFNFILFFTGFWMNKSLFLPAEWAIVPYQNKTVMIKGNLDSILENTGKVVGFTPVAMMVSADKEKDVIVSGAFSSTVNPLYKGKGSDLYFDANTNQLKLINRIEEKPFSDRFYWMLKRLHVGEFDSLLLRWMYVIIGLTPGILSLTGFYLYWKRKGNSKRYSR; encoded by the coding sequence ATGAAGGTAAAGCAGTTCACCAAACTATCATTTAAAGTGCATAGCTGGCTCGGTCTTATGCTGGGACTGCTTTACCTTTTTTTTGGATTGTCCGGCAGTATGTTGGTTTTCCAGAAAGAAATTGAGCAATCGTGGTGCAAGGATCTGCATCAGATTAGTGTACCTGCAGCTGGCAAACGAATTTCTTTAGATTCATTATATAGAAAGGTACTGCTACAACACCCCCATATACGCAGAATGATGGTCAGACAATTTCCTGAAAGGGCATCAGACTGCTATGAATTTATGCTGTATCTATATCAGCAGAAAACTACTGATAACTATTTGTATAGTGTATTTGTCAATCCTTATACTGGTGAAATTATCAGGGAGGGAAATTTCCGTTCATTTCAGACTTCTTTTTTCAGGTGGCTATACTCCGCTCATTATTGTTTCCAGATTGATAAACCCGGACGGTTGATGACAGCAATTATTTCCATTTTATTTATCATTAGCATCATAACAGGTTTCATCATTTACAGGAAACAAATAATTAAGGTGGTCACATTCCAGGTGAAGTTTAAGTTTGGGAAAAGCACATCGACTTTTTCATCGCTACATAGGATAGTGGGTGTATGGAGCCTGGTGTTTAATTTTATCCTGTTCTTTACTGGTTTCTGGATGAATAAGTCGCTTTTCCTGCCAGCTGAATGGGCAATCGTTCCTTATCAAAATAAAACCGTCATGATCAAAGGAAACCTTGACAGCATTTTGGAGAATACCGGGAAAGTGGTTGGGTTTACGCCTGTTGCGATGATGGTTTCGGCTGACAAAGAAAAAGATGTTATTGTAAGTGGAGCTTTTTCATCCACCGTAAATCCCCTTTATAAAGGAAAAGGGAGTGACCTTTATTTTGATGCTAATACAAACCAGCTCAAGCTGATTAATCGGATTGAAGAAAAGCCATTTTCTGACCGTTTTTACTGGATGCTTAAAAGGTTGCATGTTGGCGAATTTGACAGTCTTCTTTTACGGTGGATGTATGTGATTATAGGTTTGACCCCCGGGATCCTTTCGCTTACAGGTTTTTATTTGTACTGGAAGCGAAAAGGGAATAGCAAAAGGTACAGCCGGTGA
- a CDS encoding c-type cytochrome, whose product MDFPLFHLDWLNDRFLIAMIAIIHVLINHGLAVGFIPLVTWLEQKGVKNSSSAEITDFTWDNMVYKMMKVGFIITTTLGAMTGVGIWFSVALVSPASIGSLIRVFYWAWFTEWLVFVTEVVLIVIYFLTWKNANKSLTSKLRHIRFGWFLSIFSWITMAIIVSILSFMMDPGNWKTHHSLLNGFTNPIYLPQLMFRTPTAMLVGGVFGLMLITLFTDTGTAMRQKAVRAASAWILCWAPFSLAGAINYYRVMPAAMKANMSTAIGTIDFSQFYTLLQYVIMVAITIVLLLAILGLLKSGWMRFPLALVACIMAFGFLGIFERVREFIRKPYVIGGYMYSNLLREEDYPLYKKDGILKYATYTSTPEVTPDNKIEAGRNVFMLACSRCHTTQGVNSITYVFERMYGFGKPLDENSMAAYIPTMHNARTYMPPFPGNKQELKALVAYIKYVQETKEVIEGAQTEGVTVNKLNDMEAAKVVMEKQQEEKTR is encoded by the coding sequence ATGGACTTTCCATTATTTCACCTCGATTGGCTGAACGATAGGTTTTTGATAGCTATGATTGCTATCATTCATGTGCTCATTAATCATGGACTCGCTGTAGGGTTTATCCCATTGGTTACCTGGCTGGAACAAAAAGGGGTAAAAAATAGTAGTAGCGCAGAAATCACAGATTTTACCTGGGATAATATGGTGTATAAGATGATGAAAGTCGGTTTCATCATTACCACTACACTGGGCGCTATGACAGGAGTTGGTATCTGGTTTTCTGTAGCCCTCGTAAGCCCTGCATCTATAGGTAGTCTTATAAGAGTCTTCTATTGGGCATGGTTTACGGAATGGCTCGTGTTTGTAACTGAAGTTGTATTGATTGTTATTTACTTCCTGACTTGGAAGAATGCGAACAAATCATTGACTTCCAAACTCAGGCACATCAGGTTTGGCTGGTTTCTATCTATTTTTTCCTGGATTACAATGGCCATTATTGTATCCATTCTTAGCTTCATGATGGACCCGGGCAACTGGAAAACACATCATAGCCTGCTGAATGGCTTTACAAATCCGATTTACCTGCCACAGTTAATGTTCCGTACCCCTACTGCAATGCTGGTTGGTGGCGTATTTGGCCTTATGTTGATTACGCTCTTTACAGATACAGGTACTGCCATGCGGCAAAAGGCTGTGCGGGCAGCTTCTGCCTGGATACTTTGCTGGGCTCCATTTTCACTGGCAGGAGCAATCAATTATTACAGGGTGATGCCCGCTGCCATGAAAGCAAACATGAGTACGGCTATAGGCACTATTGATTTTTCACAATTTTACACCCTGTTGCAGTATGTCATAATGGTTGCAATAACCATCGTTTTACTACTGGCAATACTAGGCCTTTTAAAATCCGGGTGGATGAGGTTCCCTTTAGCACTGGTGGCCTGCATCATGGCTTTTGGTTTCCTTGGAATTTTTGAGCGTGTCAGGGAGTTTATCAGAAAGCCTTATGTAATTGGTGGTTACATGTATAGCAACCTGTTGAGAGAAGAAGATTATCCACTTTATAAAAAAGACGGTATTCTCAAATATGCGACCTATACAAGTACGCCGGAAGTAACTCCGGATAATAAAATTGAAGCAGGTCGTAATGTATTCATGCTGGCATGCAGCCGTTGCCATACCACACAGGGAGTCAATTCTATCACTTATGTATTTGAACGTATGTATGGATTTGGCAAACCACTGGATGAAAACTCAATGGCCGCCTATATACCTACAATGCACAATGCACGAACTTATATGCCGCCATTTCCTGGTAATAAACAGGAGCTAAAAGCACTGGTAGCTTATATCAAATATGTTCAGGAAACAAAAGAAGTGATCGAAGGTGCACAGACAGAGGGCGTAACAGTCAATAAACTAAATGATATGGAAGCTGCCAAAGTCGTCATGGAAAAACAACAGGAAGAAAAAACGCGCTGA
- a CDS encoding SCO family protein produces MKTGVPIVLFIVIINGLISCHLQPKRLPILGDADYRQHPITGKTDTIYPVIADFRLTDQDSNLITNSTFDDRIYVADFIFLSCPTICPKMTKEMLKVYHAFDDNKHVNFISHTIDPEYDTIPRLRSYSTSLGVQTERWHFVTAPADTIYKLAASYYATVYPDSTVPGGFTHSGGFLLIDKQRHIRGVYDGTDTTETGRLIRDIHVLLKERI; encoded by the coding sequence ATGAAGACAGGAGTACCAATAGTATTATTTATCGTTATTATCAACGGGTTGATTTCCTGCCACCTTCAACCAAAGCGATTACCTATCCTTGGCGATGCTGATTATAGGCAGCATCCAATCACTGGTAAAACAGATACCATCTATCCGGTTATTGCAGACTTTAGACTTACGGATCAGGATAGTAATCTGATCACAAACAGTACGTTTGACGACCGGATATATGTTGCCGATTTTATTTTCCTCTCCTGTCCAACCATTTGCCCTAAAATGACAAAGGAAATGCTGAAGGTATACCATGCCTTTGATGATAATAAACATGTGAACTTTATCTCACACACAATAGACCCGGAATATGATACAATTCCACGCCTGAGATCTTATAGCACATCCCTCGGCGTACAGACCGAAAGATGGCATTTTGTTACAGCCCCTGCAGATACTATTTACAAGCTGGCAGCTTCCTATTATGCAACCGTATATCCTGATAGCACTGTGCCTGGAGGCTTTACACACAGTGGAGGCTTTTTATTGATAGACAAGCAAAGGCATATCAGGGGAGTTTATGATGGCACCGATACCACCGAAACCGGAAGATTGATCAGGGACATTCATGTACTGTTAAAAGAACGTATATAA
- a CDS encoding TonB-dependent receptor yields the protein MKEIVCILLGLFLFTDLQGQSISGTVKSANSNIIEGATITILNTNKSTITDKQGDFKIANILPGTYQLSISAMGFATKLIGTKVVANKAIELNITLTEQNRQLSEAVVTANKREEDIMKVATSITSLSAKKIEDNRIWGLGDLAALVPNYAYQELGVAYEQIQSIRGIQAFSENPAVSTYIDDVNNLDILANGSALTDIERIEVLRGPQGTLFGRNAMGGVVNIITKKPTNKTSGFVEAGVGNQGLQRYSAGFKTPIVKDKLFFGFTGLFQTKDGFYINDTTGTGATDGSINGKKLGGTKNLYGNLFLKWLPSSRLMLTLNIKGQRDWSNNSTYMVSQFNDSVGFADPNKLNLGRIGQDQRNIFNNSLVAKYSGNNFTLTSISAYQNIRMGYKDIYFPGYYSSFYDKKPGELLPPQVVYSQEVRINSNNDKRFQYTAGIYGFSQKSHGGDNVYELSESDAAAYGLATGSYIISRNDAKNYGLAGFGELSYQLADKFKATVGLRYDYENRQSTFNGFGDAVLVNGEVTNYVADTTAKGTYSAFSPKLALSYAVNDHANVYATYNRGFRAGGINAQRFTTSTNAKQTFDPEYSDNFEIGYKTSLAQNKVSIAASAFLIKWKDMQMSNIVSPFTYALENVGNSQSMGLELEVSAIPVKGLQVDGSVGLNKTKYEDFELTRVDYTTGVETKTQVAGNSLSNTPGHTIYLGAQYEFGITKKLKTVVHGDIRNIGKYYADMQNSIKQPTYTLVNTRIGLNYNSYGLFFWGQNLTSERYLLYGSADSSFGRNVIMSSPSTYGVTLSARF from the coding sequence ATGAAAGAAATCGTATGCATATTACTTGGATTGTTTCTATTCACGGATCTACAGGGACAATCCATCAGTGGTACAGTGAAATCCGCCAATAGTAATATCATTGAAGGAGCCACTATTACCATTTTAAATACAAACAAATCAACTATTACCGATAAGCAAGGGGATTTTAAAATTGCCAACATCTTACCTGGAACATATCAATTAAGTATTAGCGCTATGGGTTTTGCAACAAAACTTATCGGGACAAAGGTGGTTGCTAACAAAGCAATAGAACTGAATATCACATTAACTGAGCAAAACCGTCAATTAAGTGAGGCTGTCGTAACGGCTAACAAAAGAGAAGAAGATATTATGAAGGTCGCCACTTCAATTACTTCCCTTTCTGCAAAAAAGATAGAAGATAACCGTATATGGGGCCTGGGTGATCTGGCCGCTTTAGTACCTAATTATGCTTATCAGGAATTGGGTGTTGCCTACGAACAAATTCAATCGATCAGAGGTATCCAGGCTTTCAGTGAAAACCCTGCTGTTTCTACCTATATAGATGATGTCAATAACCTTGATATTCTGGCCAATGGTTCAGCTTTAACAGATATAGAACGAATTGAAGTATTGAGAGGCCCTCAGGGAACCTTATTTGGACGGAATGCAATGGGAGGCGTGGTGAATATCATCACTAAAAAACCTACCAATAAAACATCGGGCTTTGTCGAAGCAGGAGTAGGAAATCAGGGTCTGCAACGCTATAGTGCTGGCTTTAAGACGCCAATTGTGAAAGACAAATTATTTTTTGGATTTACCGGATTGTTTCAAACAAAGGATGGATTTTATATAAATGATACTACCGGGACCGGCGCAACAGATGGTAGTATAAACGGGAAAAAATTGGGTGGTACGAAAAATCTGTATGGTAATTTATTTTTAAAATGGTTGCCCTCAAGTCGCCTGATGCTTACACTGAACATTAAAGGGCAAAGGGACTGGAGTAATAATTCTACTTATATGGTATCGCAATTTAATGACTCCGTCGGATTTGCTGATCCAAATAAATTGAATCTTGGAAGAATTGGACAAGATCAAAGAAATATATTCAATAACTCCCTGGTGGCTAAATATTCAGGTAACAACTTTACGCTCACTTCAATTTCTGCCTACCAGAATATCCGTATGGGATATAAGGACATTTATTTCCCGGGGTATTATAGTTCCTTTTATGATAAGAAACCGGGAGAATTATTACCACCACAGGTAGTTTATAGTCAGGAGGTACGCATTAACTCCAATAATGATAAAAGGTTCCAATATACAGCAGGCATTTACGGTTTTTCACAGAAAAGCCATGGTGGGGATAATGTCTATGAATTATCAGAGTCTGATGCTGCAGCGTATGGTTTGGCCACAGGTTCATACATCATTTCCAGGAACGATGCTAAAAACTATGGACTGGCTGGTTTTGGAGAGCTGAGCTATCAATTGGCAGATAAATTTAAAGCCACTGTTGGTTTGCGTTATGACTATGAAAACAGGCAGTCAACATTCAACGGTTTTGGTGATGCTGTACTGGTAAATGGAGAAGTAACAAACTATGTTGCTGATACCACAGCCAAAGGTACTTATTCTGCTTTTTCGCCCAAACTTGCTCTTAGCTATGCCGTAAATGATCATGCGAATGTATATGCTACTTATAATCGCGGTTTCCGTGCAGGAGGCATCAATGCACAGCGATTTACAACAAGTACTAACGCAAAGCAAACATTCGATCCTGAATACTCTGATAATTTTGAAATAGGGTATAAGACTAGCCTTGCACAAAATAAGGTCAGTATAGCTGCATCAGCATTCCTCATTAAATGGAAAGATATGCAGATGAGTAACATCGTTTCCCCATTTACTTATGCGTTGGAGAATGTTGGTAATTCACAGTCCATGGGTCTGGAATTAGAAGTTTCTGCTATACCTGTAAAAGGTTTGCAGGTAGATGGTAGTGTTGGTTTGAATAAAACTAAATATGAAGACTTTGAATTGACCAGAGTAGATTATACCACTGGGGTAGAAACAAAAACACAGGTAGCCGGCAATAGTTTGTCTAACACGCCAGGCCATACCATCTATCTGGGTGCACAATACGAGTTTGGAATAACGAAAAAATTAAAAACGGTGGTTCATGGAGATATCAGAAATATAGGTAAATATTATGCTGATATGCAAAATTCTATCAAACAACCTACTTATACCCTGGTAAATACCAGAATCGGATTAAATTATAATAGTTATGGGTTGTTCTTTTGGGGCCAGAACTTAACCAGTGAAAGGTATCTCTTATACGGTAGCGCTGATAGTAGTTTTGGTAGAAATGTTATTATGTCATCTCCCAGTACATATGGTGTTACATTAAGTGCACGGTTTTAA